GAACATCTGAATGGCTGCGGATAACAGTTCGGAAACGGCTTGTTCCCCCACTTCTCTGGCAACCAGCGGGGCAGCTTCCAAGAAGGATTCGACCAAATCCGTGCCGCGCCCCAGCGATTTCAGCCCCGCCGCACCGCGCAAATAGGTATCCAGTCCACGCGGGGAAAACACCCGTGCGGCTTCTTGCCAGTTGGCTTCCAGCACTTCGTTGGCGGTGTCCCCTAAATCGTCGAGGATGTCCTGATAATCGCTGAGTTGTAACGCCATCAAAGTACTCCTTATTACCTTACACCTTGCAGAATTGTTCTGGCAGAACGGACGAATGGTGATGGGTAATGAGCCACTCTCCGGCACGCGGACGATACACAAAGGTATAACGTGCGGTCACTTTGCGTCCGTCAGCAAACACGAAGGAATACGTACCCATATCCACTGCCATATCCCAGCCGACTTGCACATGGCGTTCGGTGACAGTGCCGCGTGGTGAACCAGCGAGGAAATGCTTGAAATAGTCAGCAATCGACTTGTGCCCAACGTGCGGCTCATCAGCAACCGTAGGCAGCAATACCGCATCATGGCTGTAACAGGCAACCACAGCATCGACACTGCGGGTATGCAAGGCAGCATCCCAACGTTTGAACAGGGCATCCACATCCACGGGTGGCGGGGTGGTATTGCCAACATAAGCCCCGGTGACAGCACCACGCGGAGCGCGTGACTGCATGGAAGCGGAAGTGGTTACTCTGGAAGTCATGGTGTCTTCTCGCAGGTTAATCAGGCCAAACACGCTCAGGGTGCAGCGGGAAACCTGGTTGGTTCAGGTCGTCGGCTGCGGCTGGCGCGGCTGGTGGCACTGTGGGTGCTTGCGGTACATCAGCAACGGCTGGAACGGTATCTTCTTGCACTACCGCTGCTTCGGGTGCTTCAAGCACCACTGGTGCGGCTGCGGCTGGTTTCACCGCTTTGGGTTTGCTGGATTTTGCTGTAGACATCTGCCAAACCTCGTGGTTAAACCAAATTATTGTTGGGCGAAAGCATCAGCTTCGGCAGCGTAGGCATACTCCGCATCCGTTAATGCGTCACCTTCCGCATTGATACTCACGCTCACGTGATTGCGGGCGAAATTTAGGTTCGGATGCAAACCCGTGCGTTCGGAAAGCGCGGCAAGTTGATCCAAAAACGTGCGTGTTTCAGCGTAGGAGGCAAATTCATAACGGCGGGTCATTGCCGCTGGGCGTTGCTGGATGTTCCATGCGCTGCTGGGTTGGGTTGCGGTCATGATAGTGCTCCTTGGTTGAAGATACCCCTCACCCCCCAGCCCCCTCTCCCTCAAGGGGCGAGGGGGAGCAAGAGAGGTTGTTTTCTTAGCCCCTCTACCCTTGAGGGAGAGGGGGTGAGGGGTAAAATACATTACTCCGACTTCGGCAAAATGCTTTCGACTTCGGAGTGGACGCGGGCAATAATGTGCGCCGCGACCAAACCGTCACCCACGCGCTCACAAGCGTCAGCACCGGCACGCACTGCTGCGTTGACCGCACCCGTTTCGCCGCGAACCAAGACGGTGACATAACCACCGCCAACGAATTGACGCCCGATCAGCTTGACTTCCGCCGCTTTGGTCATGGCATCGGCGGCTTCGATAGCCGGAACGAGACCCCGTGTTTCAATCATGCCTAATGCAACACCTGTTACTTGTGCCATGTGTATTCTCCTTATAAACGCTTAACCATTAACCAATTACTGCATTGTCAACCGGCTGACCGGCTTTCGGCAGAATGCTTTCGACTTCAGAGTGGACGCGGGCAATAATGTGCGCCGCCACCAGACCGTCACCCACGCGCTCACACGCATCAGCACCTGCCCGCACCGCCGCATTGACAGCACCGGTTTCGCCGCGTACCAGCACGGTCACGTAACCGCCGCCTACGAATTGGCGACCAATCAGACGTACTTCTGCCGCTTTAGTCATGGCATCAGCGGCTTCGATAGCCGGTACCAGACCGCGTGTTTCAATCATGCCTAAGGCAATACCAGTTACTTCAGCCATTTGAATATCCTCTCGTAAAAAATCAGTCATTAATTAACCCAGCGGCGGTCATTCTTCCCAATGGTCGATGATTCCGGCGATGGTCAAATCCGTTAGCACCTTGGGATCTTTGAGCGCGTAACGCGCCGCTGAT
The sequence above is drawn from the Thiothrix subterranea genome and encodes:
- a CDS encoding SgcJ/EcaC family oxidoreductase codes for the protein MTSRVTTSASMQSRAPRGAVTGAYVGNTTPPPVDVDALFKRWDAALHTRSVDAVVACYSHDAVLLPTVADEPHVGHKSIADYFKHFLAGSPRGTVTERHVQVGWDMAVDMGTYSFVFADGRKVTARYTFVYRPRAGEWLITHHHSSVLPEQFCKV
- a CDS encoding 4a-hydroxytetrahydrobiopterin dehydratase, which produces MTATQPSSAWNIQQRPAAMTRRYEFASYAETRTFLDQLAALSERTGLHPNLNFARNHVSVSINAEGDALTDAEYAYAAEADAFAQQ
- a CDS encoding BMC domain-containing protein, whose product is MAQVTGVALGMIETRGLVPAIEAADAMTKAAEVKLIGRQFVGGGYVTVLVRGETGAVNAAVRAGADACERVGDGLVAAHIIARVHSEVESILPKSE
- a CDS encoding BMC domain-containing protein — protein: MAEVTGIALGMIETRGLVPAIEAADAMTKAAEVRLIGRQFVGGGYVTVLVRGETGAVNAAVRAGADACERVGDGLVAAHIIARVHSEVESILPKAGQPVDNAVIG